The DNA window tttttaaatttaaaataagataagatataatcaaattttaaaataagatagatatttaagcaagaagatagatactacttttattcaaattcaaattacactaatatcttgaattaaatttaaaaaatattaaattaattcaaaatgataattagaattgaattaggaatagtaatagtataaatgcaaaactataccaaaaatcggaagttaattccatgaaaaagcatgaaaaatcgaagaaaaacgaaaaaattgtgaattgtacggacagttttgcgatcgcaggaaaatttcagcacagccccgatttttccaaatctttaaaaattcataactaattcaaataaaatcgaaattgagttctgtaaaaggctaacttgcttaatttttcccatactatccaataaaaataattccagaaacaaaatcgcaattatttttcacgaaaaatttacaaacatcaatcaatcatcaaataacactcaatacaacatgataccatccaaagaacatacaaacaatcgttttaaagtccaaatttcttgcaagtaaatcaattaccatggctctgaggccagtttttggaattattttaccaggatcttagatctactcacaagtatgttgattaacaccctaaatatgaactttctaaaacgatgaaataaacacatataaagtttaggaaaccttacattggcagcggaatataatgactccttctgttcagatatctagcccttgattcctttctgtagcagagcattatcaatatctgaaccttgatctctttctctgaatctttgatgctgaaactcctttgctgatgatctttcttcacgatcttcctcactatgattgaggtatcacttgctgtgtgtgggcactactcatacactaaggatttcgaaattcaagagggaagagaaagaagaagtggcagctaaagatagggagagagaaaggctcaggtttttctctgaaggaaaaatagaaaatttaagtgtaattttcctgaagccttcactatctatttatagcattccactagggttaggtttgaattatttggcattaaaataatgaaaatatcagtttaaattgcctacaaaagtggctggccctatactagtggatttgggcctcactttttgcaattttgcagttttaccttttctgcatctaattttctcaaaaacgccaattttctaattcaaccatttaaatgtcaattctaactatttaataactataaataattattaaataatattgtcatttatcatatttattaattgaaccatacaaagtatcataattaacaaatatgcccctaaaactctttctttacaatttcgcccttacttagtgaaaatttcacaaatagacatagtctaatttgtgaattataattgattaatcaaaaccaattacatgagtcttacaagcaatattatctcaactagtggggggaccatgggtctatataaccgagcttccaataagtagatcaagaatttattactaaaattcactaacttattaattcttcattgaatccacgcatagaacttagaattgcactctcagtatatagaattctctatatgttccatcatatagacacatcattagttatccattgttataatcctaatgtgatcactgatcctctatatgaatgatctacattgtaaagggattagattaccgtaacaccctacaatgtattttatccttaaaacacttgaccccgtataaatgatatttcagcttatgtcaaatgagtactccaccatttattttcgtttggtcaagctcgaaggagatcatcctctgcttactatttgccagatagaagctatagattccatgtttatgctagcgctcccactcaattgcactaccgtgttcccaaaatgtacgtatcaccctgacctaaaagtaggcttaactaacaaatcaaagaacacgaatagcctctcgagattgagcctaatcataacaggattaagaacatttgatctaggatcaacttggcgatattgacttgaatagattttacggtaagtttaataaatctaagtcaaagttcaatatcggtcccttccgatgcatactccatgcatccaacctgagctttactttaaccaatgctctggaaagaacatagcacttctccaaatgcaagtaaactctgttgtagattatcatatcagtaaaaccctgtgtctgataaatctaggaaactttattcacatagtcatgtttactttccaatgtgttgacggcataataaacaggatcaagtatgtgaaaagggtttcagatgaatctgtacattatgtacatataatcatgaaataaatcatgtgaaccatgcaacattaaatgttatttctaatctatattaataagtaaatctgattatattgaaatgagttttatttagggcataaaacccaacaaacaccACATATGAGGCTAAGGTTGTATATACCTACAGACCAAAACTCTTCCCGAAGTCACAAGAGGACAGAAAACTGGCTACCCACTTCGAACCAAGGCCCATGCTGGCCAAGGTTCTCAAGCCTTGAAAGGGTCAGGCAAGGTCCTATGACTCAGCCAAGAACTGACCAGGGTCACCAAACCCAGGCATGAACAGGCAAGCTTTATAGGGTAAAACCCAAAAGCTGGCCAACTCCAATGTTTAAGCCTTAAGGCCGGCCAGGTCTAAAGTAAGACCTCCTAGGCCGGCAAAGGTAAATTTTGAATCCTAATGTGTGTTTTTCTTTCAAAACTCAACTATGTGCCTCGTATTCTTTATGACTCAAAGAGTCAAGAATCATAACGAAAGCCAAAATCAAATCTTTTCAATCAAAAAATCACACATTACACATTCCAAGACTGCCATGAGGATCAATATACCAAAGGAATTATAACCTAATATGTGAATAAAATagtttacaaaagtttaaaaagCTTGAAACTTGTAAATGGCAGGTACGAAGAAGAGATACCCAAGAAGAGAAGATGAGATGTATATACAGAGAGAAGATCAAAGATCCAAAAACATGCCATGCAAAAAACCAACACTTGGCTAGATAAGGTTGTTTAACAGAGACTACTACAGACAAGACGATGGCTAGAAAGTCCCTATCCGACAAACGTTTGAACAgggacttggggggcaaatatTATTCCAATTTTTGTCCTCATGATGTGGCATGCTTATGTGGACAGAGCCTATGTCATGTGGCAGTACAACTCACCACGAGGGAGGCCAAGTCAGCACCCAAGACAACGAAGATCCCAGCATTCAAATGGGAGTCAAGTGACAGACCAACTCACTCTCTGGAGCTAGCTAGCCACCCCTGGCCAACCCCATGGCCAGCCAGGCCAGGGACAACATCATGGCTGGCCAGCCTGGCCAGCACCAAGCCCTAGCTAGCCAAGAATTGCTTAGTAGGTCCCACATGATTCTCCTATACGTAGGCATCATAAATGGGCTATGAATTCGGCCTCAAAAGCCCAATAGACAGGCTGAATAATATCTAGaatctaagggcattttagtcttttgtaaATCTCTAGCTAACTATCCTATTTTCAAGGAATTTGAATTGTAAACCTAGGGTCTAGGCCTCCTATATAAAGGCCTTAACCTCTAACTAAAAAGCAAAGTTCCTTAAGTTGTCTTTAAGTCACTTAACCTCCAAATAGCTCTAAGtctctctcctctctctctctctctctctctctctctctctctctctctctctctctctctctctctctctctctctctctctctctctctctctctctctctctctctctctctctctctctctctctctctctctcttgtacaCGCCTATTAGGGCTCTTCCTCTCTTCTCTTCATCTCTCCCACACGCATACACTAGGCTGGCCAACAGCCAAGGCTGGCCAGCACCCTAGGTTGTCCAACACTTGAGATCTGTTTATTGATTCATACTTTGTAATTCTAAGAGTGCTATATCAGATCCCACCTATAGTGATCTGGATAATATTTCCCTCGATATAAAATACAACGAAAAGGGGAGTAGTCCTCACCCCTATCACAAGGGGACCGAACCTCTATAACAAATCTCTATGTTTATTGCTTTTTTATTCTGTTTGTATAACACATGGAAAGCATTAGATCTGTACGATCCAACTgttaattgattattttttgaGGTCAACAGTTACTAATAggtaaaaattctattttttgactcaaaataactataattaattatatacttaagataaattaattttttaattaaaatatttagtaagactttttttcacaattaatatttataagtattttttattttttatttataagaaattaaataaaattaggttatagataatttattaattatttttatttaatttataaattaatcacaaccgtTTAACAATGATTCaacaactaaaataaatataatcacagtaattatatatttaatgtaaCCACTGAAAACTCCTCTTTACAGATAATCCTAGATAACTTAAATatactattatattaaaatttcctAAACTTATTATACAATATACTATCATATTAAAATTTGGGCTTTTTTCATgcatatactaaaataaaaaaaatattacacaaacacaTTGGGCAGATCCTATAAACATTTATACATCACAgcaataaaaatttacaaaaatatctctTGCTCTATCCATTTAGCCTCACTAACCACCTTCTTCAATAACGACAACTTCCAACAACTAACCCAGCAACCCAACACAACCGAAATAAAATTCAGTCAGAAAGAGAACTACCATTAATTCTAGCGACTTCACTTGAGAAGACGACCCGAATCAATCAAAAAATGGCCTGTTttgaatttataaaaaaaaagtacagaataactactacaaaattaaaattcgACAGAAATCTAGTTTAATtcgcataaaactaatgtcctgaCTTCAATTTTTCAGATCCATGAAATGCAGATCTCAAAAAGTTAAACTGGAGTTTCCAAACAATCTAACTCGGgtataatctaaaaaaaattacatcaatactatagttAAATATTTCTCTCGAtgcatttttgttgttttttagatttctaatggtgaatttgttcatattaaatcataaatagaataataaattcacacgtagatagagttacgtatGTGAAAATACTgttctaattttttatatttcataacagttgcataaatattttgctaactctCTGAAATTGACATATCAATTATTACAAATTGATAACGATACAATAGATTTTATCATATTTACAAGTGTTTCATATCGTCAATACAATACAAAGCTCTTTAAAGAAACTTTTATAACatgtttagttttattaatatacTAAATCAGTTGATATAAAGTTGGTTTACAGAGGTCTAATAATTGTTTCTCCACATATTACTATTAAGGTACAATTAATTATCGATTAGTGACAAAAAAATACTGACAAATAGTTTCTTATAGATACAAATTCATATTTAACATTTCTAGTTGTAATTAAGTTGCACGTTAGTTGAATAATAGTTTTGCTACTACAATATCATCGTCTTATGAAAATAGGGCTTGGAATTGTCAAATACACAACTCGAACAGATAAAACACGattattgtaatatttatttgtattaaaTATGTGAAAGTATTAGTTGTTTTGTGGTTTTATGTTAGTTGGCTCGCAACAGATATAAATGTTGCATTACAGTTTCCTTACAATTTTCTCATACTAGACTAACCATAAATGAATTTTCAAAGTATCAAGAAAGGAACGTAATTCCATTTCTCATATATTATAATGGGTAGATTACAAAGTTAGTGGTGAATTCATCTCAATGGATTAAAATATGAACTTGTATACAAGTTGAAATAAGCACTGGAATGCAACAAAGAAAACACTAAACTGCAACTGAAATATTAAGTGAAAGAAGGTTACCAACCGTTGAGATAAAGGACGATCCAAGCGTATTCTTCTACATCCAAGCAATTATATATTAAGAGGAAATTTATTTGACTTTTTTAATTTGTTCAGAACTCATAGAgagagaaatattttttttttaatacattatgtatattaatttttaaatagttgcataatagatgatttaaagttgtATGCCATATCAAACCTCAATTAAACGAGAATATTGATTCTTCCCCTTTTAACCAACAACAATAGGTCTCCCCTCGATTTCCTCTCTTTTAATGATATTAGATTTCTTCTTAGTAGGAGCTTTCCCCTATTTGGGTATGGACTCAACAAAATCATCATAAGAAAAACCATCATCTAACTTCATTTTCCCTttcccttttcttttttttggagAGAGATTTCAACCGTATTTCTGAAGCTTTAGGGCCTGTAATTGAAACTTTTTCATAGAGAAAGATATAGAAGTTGAAGAACgagttatatatagaaaattatagaaaaaaacaaaagaaaaaaaaatgtggccTGATTCTTCAGTAACAGTTGAAGATTTTgagattttagtttttttagaaatatttgGTCTTTAAATCATGTAGGAAAGTTTAAATGTGTAGCTGAAAATGAGAAGAAGAGATAGGTTGGTTGAGTATGATAGAAGAACAATGACATCGTAATTAAGAGAATTATGTGTGCAAGTGATATtttgataaattaaacaaaataagAGGTATAAAAGTTATTCTACTCTTGTGAAGTAAAAGTGtaataaaagttaaattttatatttttagtgtAAAAAGTTCTTAAAATTTCCTAAACTTGTTATgcaattaaacataattattgCGGTTTTGTCCCACAAATAAAATTTTGAGGCCACTACTTCGGATCTGCTAAAACAAATGACGCTTTGTCGTAATGTTATGGTTAATGAGAGATACAATTTGTCATGTTTGTTATGTCCATATACCGTTACGAGTAGGTAATATCAGTCTCATACTTCTCGAATTATCATTCttctaatatataaataaaaatgacaaaTTGGTGGTGAGGATTTAATACATGTACCAAAAATAACATTTCATAATTCGAGTACTCAGTAGGTAGGGCTATGGAAGACTATCTTTCGATATTAATTTTCTACGCATTTATTGTCAAAAGGTACGGTTGCCAACTTGCCattccaatatatatatttaaaaatttaataataaaaaaaagaattattttcagttaccaaaattaattaacaatcaCTATGGAGTCTCTGTTAACTTATTCTGGACTTTAAAAGTTGTTCTCTTTTGAGAGTAACCAGAGTTTGTGTATCTTATTAAGGAGGTTATGATATACTTATGTGAAAGTCTCGACTGACAACATCTAAGGGTAGTGTATAAGCCCCGGCTAATTTGTCCAAAACTGAACAGAGAATATGCAACCCCTAATCTcttttagttatatataaaaaagaaaaaaaataacgatcactctttattttattcttttatctaaaatattaaagaatatatatttttttaacaagaaTATAATTCTGAGGGAAAAAAGAAAACATGAATATTAAAGCGCCAGCTCAAAGTTACAGGTGAATCGGTATCTAGTTTTGAGAAAGATCACGCATGCTTCATCTCATGACAGTATTGATATGAGTgttaataaaaaagaagaaaaaaatacattattgaTATGAGTTCTCTGTTTCGTGGGGCAGAGGgcttttttttcatctttacaTCACCTTGTTTTTTAGCCATTCCTTTTTTCTAGTAAATGGACAAACTTTCACTTTTGAATATTTACACATTCACTACAtcgtatttattaatatatatttgatttgataactaataataaaataaataatctctttttctttccgataattttttgtataaaaaataataataataaactttatTTACATGGATATTACGAAGTAGTCATTCGAGGCAAGATGTGAACCGTCACGGCTTCTAGTCCCTCCGGCGATTCCACCGGCCACAACTTCGCCGGCACCGCTGTCACATCGACAACTACAATCCCCTTTCCACCGGAACCAGAGCAAACGACGCAGACTCTACCACCCCCGGCGGTGATCTGCTCGGCTCCTCGGAGGCTCTCCGATTCAATAACATCAGCCCAAGAATCTCTCACCGCATCGTACTTCTTCAGAGCTCCCTTCATCTCATCCACGACGAACATCTCGTACTCATCCATGGCCGCCACCGGCCCCCTCCACCCTCCGATCATCCCCTCCGGCATATCCTCCCACGTGTCGCTATCGGCATCATAAACGACGCCGTCCTTAATCGATTCCCCCTTCACGTTCACCATGCAAAGCTTCCCTCTCCACCCAACGGCTTCAATGGCATCTCGACAAAATCTACCATCCTTGAGATCGCTAACCCTCTCCCAACCTGGCCCATCGGCTCCCGTACGTGGGTCCCACCTCTCAACAGAGCGAGCCACGTCATACGAGAAGACCGATCCAATACCGCTCGCCACGTAGACCAATCCGCGTAGAGAACCCGCAGCACACCACCTGCGCGGGGCAGATAGCGGCGGCGCGTGACACCACTCGCACAATATTGGGTCGAATACGAGTGGCAGCGGAAGAGCCGGGAAGAGATTATCGGTGGTTGCGGCGACGATGATAAGGTATCCGGCGACGGCGATAGATTGTACAGGGAGATTGCGAGAGACGAAGGAAGGGTGACGGAGGAGTAGGCGGAGGGAAGAGCCAGATGAGGGCGTGGGAAGCACGCGCCAGTTGGTGGAGATGGGGTCGAAGGCGTGGAAATTGAGGTGGGTTTGGTTGGAATGGGAGGAGGAAGAGAAAAGAGCGTAGAGGGAGAGGAAAGGAGGGAAGGAAGGGGAGTAGATGAGACGACGCCAAGAACGACAGACGGAAAAGAGGAGGGATGGGTTGACGAGGGAAAGGCAGACTTGGGCTAAGTGGTCTGGTAAGCCTGGGAGGAGATCTTGGTCTTTCTGATCAGAAACGATGACTATTTCTCTGCGTTTCGATGTGGGACAAATGTCGTTTGACATTTTTGAATTTGGAAGGAAGAAGAAAAGTATTCTACGGAGTTGGAGAGAGCTAATTAACTTTTAAACCTAAAGAGAAAACGGTGAGAAAAGGCATGTTCTTTTGTTGTCCTTTTCGGCTTGGCTTTGGTTTGCTTTGCTTTACTTACAATAAACGATAAGATACTTTTTATTGGTGCAAAAGTTGTGATGCCTATACTCTTGGAGTGAAAACTAATGAATCCCAAAAGTGGTGCTCATTCATTTTGCATATGTCTCTCTCAATTTCCATCTTTTcattttagtttttgttttctttttattagatattctttcatttatttgtatatataatgacaatgaaaaagaaaagggaaaaaatGGTTGCAATGAAAACATTTGTATTGAATTTAATTGTAAAAATGGAAGCAAGTCCTCCCAATTAAATATAATGAAGCATTTGTATTTAATCTCTTTAGAGCTTTATAGTATAAAGTACTTGagtgtttttctttttgagaAAGAAGAGCTATTAAAGTGGAGCGTGGCTTTTTGGTCAATGTCCCCACTCTTTCACTAGCTTTAACATTTTAACTTTTTAGGAAAGAAAATGGTTTATAGTGAACAAAGCCGTTAACGACACAATTATGACAGAATCCACCTTTCCGATAAAATTACTTTGATGTGCATACATTATCCAAAGGTTCTAATTTGATTGAATTTACAATCCATATCGGTACAAATTATATATGTggtctaatttaatttatttttttcctattaAATCTCCCCAAATTATTTATCCAATTACCAAAAATTTATCATTATAAATAACAATTATCATCTTAGACCAtgttcaataaaaatataaaattatattatatttagctcaaaaaaataaatttatggtatatttacatcaatttttaatattttgtctcaatacataattattaaatttgatatttgattaataattttattaaaaaatatatatataaaaaaattaatagcttTATCAttaatatctatatctatatggATAGAGTTATGAAAAATGTCTGTACATACGGACTTTTTTTTCATTATGTGTCACTCTATTGTTTTAtaccaataattaattaattctttttatattatttttatttctttttttaataattttgtgaCTCTAATGAAGAAAGTTACTATATTCAACAAATAGTACCCCTAAtaactccaaaaaaaaaaaaaattataaatatcctTTCATGTTATCTTCAATTGCTTGGGAATCAGACATTTTATCTTCATGCTCAAAAGACATAtgcaatttaattttattttctttaaaaaaaaaatagtatacaaATTAGAtgataaaacaaataaacatgaATGATTTAcaagaatttaaaattttcacatAAGTTTCTTGTGAATGGTTGAAGAGGTAAAATTATATCTACCAATTGTTTGatttacatatatattctatatataatATCAATGTACTACATGTTGTGAGAATATGACAAccattaaattaagtaatttttataaTGTAGCTTAATATGGAATCTCTTATATTCATATATTGAAACATACAACTTAAGGGATCCCTTTGTATGTAGGGTAGGCAGCATGGGCGGACCTAGAAAATATTTTCAGCAGGCatattctttgtttttttttttttttgtaaggtcTAGCAGGACATATTCAAATACAATTTAAGTAACAAAATCAGACTAAAAAGCCTTTAGCACATTAGGAATATGCTCCCATACTTAGTCAGAGGTCTAGAGTTTGTCTCTCCATATCCTCAAAATTATAGAAcattttctaaataaaaataaaagataaagataaattATTAGGGGTATTATTTGTTGAATATAGTAACTTTCTTTATTAAGGGTCatgaaattattcaaaaaaaaaataataatattaattaattattagtataaaaCAATAGAGTGACACATAAGGAAAAAATATCTGTAAGTACAAATATTTTTCATGACTCTACCTAAGCATTATCCtgtctatatatatagaatTGAAGTTCTAAAATTACTCTAAATGATTATATCTATTctctcttaaatttttttattttaagttaatttttattaaatttaaattactttAAATGACTCTAtctattctttttttaattctctcttttttcaatttttattgaaGCACTAACAAATcggtatttatagtattttttaaataatttatatataaagctggaaatgtatttaattattttctctgacattctaaaatttattgttaatcctAAAAAATTAGCATTGCTAACTCTCGAGGTTAGTCGCCTAATAACCAAAAGACTAACAAGAGCGCATTCGGTTAGGCTACTCACTCAGTGTGCATTTTTTGAAGTCACTGTCAGTACTTACAAGTCTCGGGATACGTCCAAGTAACTCTAAGACCAACCCCATGATTTGTACATGGGTGTGTGAGCGTCGTGTGTGTGCGCGAGTTGGGGGCTTACGTGCGAGCCCATGTGAGGGAGCTCGCATGCAAGTCGTGGGGTGTGTGCGAGTGTTGTGTGTGTGAGTGCATAGGTTGGGGCTCGCGTGCGAGCCTATGTGGAGGGCCCGCATGCGAGCCGTTGTGAGTGTGTGTGACGTGCATGTGTGTGTATGTGGGGGCTCTCATGCGAGTTCATGTGGGGGCTCGCATGTGAGCCGTGATGCATGTGTCTGTGTTGTTTCGGGTGTGGTGTTGTGTCGAGTGTGTAAGGTGAAATACGAATATGTtggattatattttaccaggatcttagatctactcacaagtatgttgtttaaacaccctaaatatgaactttctaaaacgataaattaaacacatataaagttaagaaaaccttacattgatgcagcggaattaatgtctccttccactcaaatctctaacccttgtatcctttctgtagcagagtataatcaagatctgagcccgaatgtccttcttcttcaagtttgatccttcacagtcttccaatctatgattgagttactgcttgctgtgtgtgggcacttactctttcactagggtcgaaattgatcaaggagaaaagaagagagagggtttcggccaggtatagaaagtggggaaggctcagtttttctgaagagagaaatttgtaaagcccgcttagttaatttggaaattagcagttaattatgttaatcaggaaattatttatagctatttaaataatttattatggatatttatggaattcagttatgcatgtgtatgttatcagcagtttttatatttcgcatttccggtgtccggtattttggaacgcggcgtttggctcagtagagatcacaacttagtatgttagtagtttggggacgggtttagacattgggaatgtcgggaatggccgggaatttagaatgtcccaaaaatacccctttagtatgattttcatgattttatggtggaggggcaaaatggtctttttgccccattaatgttttgtcttatatgatttattaatggaaaaaaataagtgtttatttattaaatgttggctgaaatgggtTAGTTAAATGGCATTTTCATTGTAAGTCTTTCATTTTtcaaacacttagaaaaaaaaatagaaaattttccaacaaaa is part of the Cannabis sativa cultivar Pink pepper isolate KNU-18-1 chromosome 5, ASM2916894v1, whole genome shotgun sequence genome and encodes:
- the LOC115702057 gene encoding F-box/kelch-repeat protein SKIP25, coding for MSNDICPTSKRREIVIVSDQKDQDLLPGLPDHLAQVCLSLVNPSLLFSVCRSWRRLIYSPSFPPFLSLYALFSSSSHSNQTHLNFHAFDPISTNWRVLPTPSSGSSLRLLLRHPSFVSRNLPVQSIAVAGYLIIVAATTDNLFPALPLPLVFDPILCEWCHAPPLSAPRRWCAAGSLRGLVYVASGIGSVFSYDVARSVERWDPRTGADGPGWERVSDLKDGRFCRDAIEAVGWRGKLCMVNVKGESIKDGVVYDADSDTWEDMPEGMIGGWRGPVAAMDEYEMFVVDEMKGALKKYDAVRDSWADVIESESLRGAEQITAGGGRVCVVCSGSGGKGIVVVDVTAVPAKLWPVESPEGLEAVTVHILPRMTTS